The sequence TTTTTCTTAAACACCACTTCAAATCATTGAGTCTTCTTGCTAATACAAAATATCGCAAAAAGAGATATTTTTAATTTTGAACTGTTCTCTTAGAGACACTAATAAATCAGTTTCAGAAACTTGAAGTCATGAATAAGCTTTCTCTGTGAAACTCAGTGTCTCCTTTGTGGTTCTTTGTGAAACAGCCAATACACAAAATTGCTTGGAATAGCACAAAGTGGGACAAAGATTATAAAAGAATTCTCGAGAATCCGTATCATTATAACTTTTCAGAACACTGATTAGTTACAATATGTGAATCATTATTACAAAACTAACAAAAACTAAAGCTATTTTTTATTATAAAGTTCTCGAAATATAGATTTAATCATGCCAAATATTCAAGTTCTTATTTAGAATGATATTAAATAAAATTAATTTAAAGATTTATGTATAAATATTTTAATAAAACTATTGTATATAAATTAAACTGTATATTTTTGTGCGAAATTTGAAAGGATATAGAAATTAATGAGTTCAACAAAAACTATTGAACATAAAGGATTTATAAAAAGTATTGACGCAAAACAAATCCGTGTTTCAATACTTGCAGAGTCGTCTTGTGCCTCATGCCATGCAAAAGGTTTGTGCAACCTTTCTGAAGTTGATGAGAAAGAAATAGAAATTGTAAGAAAAAATGGCGATTTTAGCATTGGCGAAACAGTAAATGTAATAATGCAAGAATCATTAGGGTTTCATGCAATGTTTTTAGGATATATCTTTCCATTTATATTAGTTCTTGCTACATTAATTGTTTCAAGTAATTTCTCTAATAATGAAGCAATTAGTGGCTTATTATCTCTTTCCGTACTAATTCCATATTATATTATTTTATATTTCAGTAAATCAAGCTTGAAGAAAAAGTTTTCATTCACACTTCAAAAAATTGTTTAAATAAAAAAAAATGAGCGAAACAGTTATTT is a genomic window of Bacteroidota bacterium containing:
- a CDS encoding SoxR reducing system RseC family protein translates to MSSTKTIEHKGFIKSIDAKQIRVSILAESSCASCHAKGLCNLSEVDEKEIEIVRKNGDFSIGETVNVIMQESLGFHAMFLGYIFPFILVLATLIVSSNFSNNEAISGLLSLSVLIPYYIILYFSKSSLKKKFSFTLQKIV